The window GCCTGAGTCGCGTGTCAGCGCGGTCAGCTGCGTTGAAAGCCACGCAAGATGATGGACGGGTGAGAGCCGAGCACACACGGACGAACCTCTTGAAATAGGGTGTCGGCAGAGCGCGCCCAATACTTGAAGGGAATCGTCGTCCTGAATTCAAAGTCCTCTGCTGCATCGGTGATCTCCTTGATGCTCATGGGCCGCGCAGGCCGTGGGCTCGAGGGGCCGTTCATCTTCTTTGGCGGTGTTCCGGTATGAATCCGGTGTGTCGGAAGCTCTCCCAATGGTCGCTCCCGTGGTGGTTGAGGGCTCAACTAGGGTCGCGGTTGGTGAATTCCGCCGTCTATGATGACGTTTGCATGTTCCTGAGGTTCGAGAGGCCCAAAGTGGCAGCCTTGAGGTGACAGATGCTCGACCGTTTGGTCAAGACGTCTTGCGGGTTTCGTCCCAGGGACCGTATGACGAAGCGCTAGAACAGCCACAAGGGTGGCTGAAGCCTGGGGCACCCCGCCATTACTGTGTACAACGGAAGACCGACAAGGTCCGCACTATGGACATGGAGGGGCAGACACAGAGCTCGGACCTCGTTAGAGGTCTGGCACGTGATCTCAGAGTTTCATTATATAACTTGTTTCCTTATGTCATCATGCGTTGGAATCGAGAACAAACGAAACAGTGgagcagaaagagagagagagggctCCACATCCTAAGAATGTCACTCATCCATCTGACAAAGGAGACCTTCATCTCAAATCCTCAGAGACACACATTCGCCATGTTCGTCCGGCGTCTCGTAGCCACGACGTAAGAAATTTTCCATATTAATTAGGGCGTCATCAGGCATCCCAAGGCAGTCACACGTATCTCCGTTCGATCTACGAGAACCCCATCTCGTTTGCCCGCCAACGCCCGACGGAGGATGTGCTCGCCTCACTCAAGCGTCGGGAAAAGTCGGGACGCGTGTAATTATCGCCGCTGTCTGCAAGTTGACTGTCCAACGCATCCAGGCGAATTCGAGAGTGCCCAGGCGGGCCGGCGATCCCGTCCGTCCAACCTCCGTTCCCGGTTTCGTCGCACTGATCCTCTCGCGGCTTGAGTCTCGGCATGGCACCATGCTTTGGGCCTTGGGGGTTGCTTCCACCGCCTGCTCGAACTGGGTCGGATTTTGACGTGCATATTGAACCATGTTCATATTGCTCCAAAATTGAATTGCACGTTGTGTCGTGTtggcaaccccccccccccccccaatcccAACCCCCCAAGCTTCCGCTGGTCGCCGGTAAACGGAGAACCAAAAGAGATCCCATCATCTCAGAGCGGTCTGGAGACTCTCCCCTGCCTCGTGTGTTTTCCCATCAGCCAGTCTCTCAAGCTGAGAGGGGCGGACGGCGTGGCGATGACGAGTCCCCAGGTTGTCAGTCATCGTATCTTGCCGTGTCCTCGAACTCTGCCGACGAAATAGCTTGATGGTTTTTTGTGGGTTGTTTTTCTTGACGGGAATATGGAGGTGAAATACCACCAACGTCTCCGAGTGTTCCCTTTTACCCTGTGCAGTGATAaccacctccgccgccgggcatCTCCCGCGAAGAACTGGATACCGGGTCTCGATGCCTGACTAGTCGCGGCGATTCTTCTGAGGTCCTTGCCAGGTGTTCGTTCGGGCGTGGCACATCCAGGGGTGGTGGTCGCCATCGCGTCCCGCATGGCTGGGCCATCCATCCTGGAAGAATCCCCGGTGAGGCCACAAGGCGACAACCTTGTTGGGGGGTAATTAAGGAAGAGCTTTTCCACTGCTGGCCATGTTGATGTCCCTATTCACAGGATAACTGAACCTCGATCCGTCTTTAGTATACAACTCGTGTCTATTTCTTCGAGAGACCTGGCATCTCATTACACGTTTACTAGTCTGTCACCAAGCACCATTCATTCTCacatcatcaccatgtcTTCCGCCATTTGCAGAAGTGagttcttgttgttgttgttgtcttgATCCGTCGCCACTCAGCCACTGATCACCGGAACAGAAAGCATCGACAGCACCATGTCATACTTCGCCGTCAGCATGGGCAGGGCGTCCGTCCAGAACAACGTCTCCCTCTGGACGACCCTGTCCCAGTGCTacggcgaggtcgccaaGACCTACAACCTCCAAGACCCTGAGGGCATTCTTTCGATGCCAGACAGCATCTCCAAGGTCGTCCACGCGACCTTTGACCATGACGAGCACGGCCTGATCGAGCGGGAATCCTCCTCCATGGCCAaccacctcgacgacgccaccAAGGCGCACATgctcgcccaggccgtcgccggcaccgtaGCCTTCTTCCGCGAGCTCGCCTCGCACCACCAGCACGGCCCCGTCACGCAGGCCGGCTTCGACCGCGAGGTCCACCGCTTCGCTGGGTGCGAGCTGCGCTCGGCCATGGTCCGCACCATCGCCGAGAGCCGCCTGTTCGGCCGCTGCTACACCAAGAGCCAGATCGcggacctcatcgccgccgccgtcgaggggaaagtcaacggcgccgagtTCGCGTCCGAGGACGAGTACCAGAACGCCATTGGCTGGGCGACGGAGCTGCCCGCGCGGAATATGGGCCTGCCCTGGGGTTTCTCCATCATGGCTCTCAACTAAGAGGGGATGCCGAATGCGTATCATGTCATGACCTTCGTAATGAAACTGGGTAATTCGGTGTGTGGTGGTGAGCGACGGCAGTTCACCATCGGGAAACGGGGCGCATCAGCATGGCGTTTTTGAAAGGAGTCTCGTCGAAGCATTGCTGGGTATAATTCATAGTCCTAGTGGTTTCGTTTTTTGTATCACCACTCTTGCCAGACCTCATTCTTGTTCCTTTTTGTGTCTTCCCCGTCGCCTTAGTCGCAttcatcatcgtcgcggAGATCAtgccttcttggcctggccCGCCGCAGCCTGTGCGCTGGTCTGGAGCTGGATGATgtcccccttcttcctttcgAGCTTACCCTGGCCTTCCTTGATGAGGTCCTCGTGTCTCTCACTGGCGATTCAGTCAGTAAAAAAAAATAGACCATGTCTGACGACAGCGGGTGTCGTGCACTCACATCTCCTTGGTGATGAAGTCCAGACGGCCGTTCACCGTGCTCTCAGCCTCCACCTTGTCCTGCTTCAGCAGCACGGGGCCGACGAGCTTGTAAATCTGCTCGCCAtccttgagcttgtcgaaCTCCTAGAGTTGAGGTGGGTCAGCCGCGTGATAGATGGTAAGGACTGGCGCCTCGTGCTCACCTCCTTCACTCCAAGGTTCTCCTGCTTCTGGGCCTCGAGTTTTTGCCGCGACTGGACGGTGTTTTGAAGTTCTGATGAGAGGTCAGAAACCGAGTTTACCGAGTTTGTCAAGTAAAATGTACAGAATGCAAAGCATACCTTGTTGCAGCGCGGTGTACTCTTCCGACAGCTTTTGCAGCTTCGCCTGGATCTCAGCCATGGTCAAAGTGAGTGTGAGGGGTTCAGTGAGAGACTGAAgtgagaagaaaaaaaccagAATCCGAGGTATTGGCTGAGTaacgacggcggcaagtATCCCACACTTCTGCCAAATTGAGGATTTGAGACGCTTCTATGAAATCAGACGTTCTCAAATGTCAAGACTCTGGGGGATGATTCGTTTGCTTCGAGTTTCTTGATGTGGTGGTCTGGAGGAGGATACTTGGTACATGGACTCAGAACTTCAGCGCTCAGCGCTCATTGCCCGCGGTGGGTGGTGACAGACCATTGGGTTGCTGTTTAGATGAATGGAGGTAGTCCACTTTGCGGCTAAGCGGGTATCGGCGCAAAGCGAGTCTAGAACCAGAGGATGAGACAGTTCAGAATCAAAGAATATCACtattctttcttcttccttctttcgTATTTCATCTCTGTCCAATAAACATAGCTTGAAGCTTTTTCACCATTAGAAAGACTTAGAATAGAGCCCTTAAGTGCTGGTCGCGACTTCTGCGCGATACTGACCCCCCAGTTTGTCATGTTCACCGAAAATGCATAAGCACGCTGATTGCACTTACTAAGGCAAACTCCAATAGCCGGCACAactcccccaccccccaccACTTTCAAGGCACCTCCATTGGCGCAGTGTCCATCACGAACTGCCCAGGCAACGTCACAGAATCCACGCCCGCAACCCGCCTCTTCAAGGTCCCCTCAACGCCGCGTTCAACTCCTCCAACCTCTTCAAACCGACATCATTCCCgggacctcgtcgtccttgtcaCCCTCCGGCGTCCGTTGCGAAAAGAACCACACAAGTGCCGACCACCGAACGAGCGAACGATAAACAGTGAAAGCGAGCTTTCCCCGCTCATTCCCATCTTATCACGAACTCCcacctcttcgtcgccgcacCACGACCCAGCCCGGACGGAATCGCTCACGGTCTTAAATAATAAAAAGCAGCCACGATGTCAGGAATCACCGACTTCCTCGGTCGTGCCATCAGCACGGTCaagcaggccatcgacgcTGATAACGCCGCCGAATACGAAAAGGCCTTCCAACTGTACACAAAGTCTCTCGAGCTGTTCGTCCTCGCTGTCAAGTGGGAGAAGAACCCCAAGTCCAAAGAACTCATTCGCCAGAAGACGGCCGAGTATATGGACCGCGCCGAGAAGCTAAAGACGTATCTtaacgaggccgaggccaagaagagcggtggaggaggcggcggcggtggcgggaATAAACCCGGCGCCATGGGCGTCAACGGCGGtggcaagggcaaggcgagcgacgacggcgacgaggacaacaAGAAGCTGCGCAACGCCCTCAGCGGCGCCATTTTGCAGGAGCGGCCCAACGTGCGGtgggacgacgtcgccggtctcgagggcgccaaGGACACGCTGAAGGAGGCCGTCGTGCTGCCCATCAAATTCCCCTCGCTGTTCCAGGGCAAGCGTCAGGCGTGGAAGGGCATTCTGCTCTACGGTCCCCCAGGAACCGGTAAGAGTTATCTGGCCAAGGCGGTCGCTACAGAGGCGAACAGCACGTTCTTCAGCGTCAGCAGTTCCGACCTGGTGAGCAAGTGGATGGGAGAGAGTGAAAGGTCAGTCCACCGCAGACACACACGCGAGACATAACGAGACGGTACGCTAACTACGTAACAACAGACTCGTCAAGGCGCTGTTCAGCATGGCGAGAGAAAACAAGCCCTCGGTCCTCTTCATTGACGAAATCGACGCCCTCTGTGGCCCccgcggcgaaggcgagTCCGAGGCTTCGAGGCGTATCAAGACAGAGCTTCTTGTGCAGATGGATGGTGTCGGAAACGACAGCAAGGGCATCTTGGTACTCGGCGCGACGAACATCCCCTGGCaactcgacgccgccatccgcaGACGTTTCCAGCGCCGCGTGCACATCGGTCTACCCGACGTTAACGGCCGCGCGCGCATGTTCaagcttgccgtcggcgacacGGAAACGAACCTTCAGCAGGACGACTACCGCGTCCTGGCTGAGATGTCGGAGGGTTTCTCGGGCAGTGATATCTCCAACGTCGTCCAGCAGGCCTTGATGGGGCCAGTACGCAAGATCATCCAGGCCACACACTTCAAGCCGGTATGTGATGCACCAACGGCCCCTTGTCCCCCCTTCCACGGGCCCAACCACCGTTTGCTGTGGACTTCCATACTGACTCTTCGCAGGTAATGCACGATGGCGTCAAGAAACTGACTCCATGCTCGCCCGGCGATCCGGACGCCAAGGAGATGACCTACCACGATATCGACTCGGAGGAACTTATGGCGCCCACCCTCGAGCTCAAGGACTTCAAGCAGGCCCTGCGGGACTCGCATCCCACCGTgtccgaggacgacgcgTCCAAACAAATAGAGTGGACAAACGAGTTTGGCAGCGAGGGTGCATGAGCCGAGCCGTCGACCCTTGTATCGCAATACTCCCGGTTTGCGGTAGATGTTAAATCCGATTCATGAGAGACAGATGCCCCAATGCGTCACGAGACGAGGCGAGCACGAGCAAACGACCACGGcagatgacgaagatggtACTGGGAACGTTGGAGTGGGAAGGTAGTTGTGATTTTGAACCCAACCCTTTTTTTGATTGTCCAGTTTAGTGTGacggagaggggagagaatGAGGAGAAATAAGACCGAAGTTGCGTGTTcgagggagacagagagtAAAGAGAGTTTGCGGCGTCCTCTGGCGTTGAAACGGGCCGGCATTGGGAGGGGAAATATCacgtctttttttctttttcttttcttccagTCTTCATTATTCGGTTCTCTTCATGTCCCGTTGCTTATTTCTACTGCATTGCAACTCTCCTATCTCACTCTTCATGCTACGTTAAGCGTACAATACAAAAAGTTGCAGTAT is drawn from Colletotrichum destructivum chromosome 6, complete sequence and contains these coding sequences:
- a CDS encoding Putative prefoldin beta, with product MAEIQAKLQKLSEEYTALQQELQNTVQSRQKLEAQKQENLGVKEEFDKLKDGEQIYKLVGPVLLKQDKVEAESTVNGRLDFITKEIERHEDLIKEGQGKLERKKGDIIQLQTSAQAAAGQAKKA
- a CDS encoding Putative AAA+ ATPase domain, ATPase, AAA-type, core, MIT domain, spastin/Vps4 — its product is MSGITDFLGRAISTVKQAIDADNAAEYEKAFQLYTKSLELFVLAVKWEKNPKSKELIRQKTAEYMDRAEKLKTYLNEAEAKKSGGGGGGGGGNKPGAMGVNGGGKGKASDDGDEDNKKLRNALSGAILQERPNVRWDDVAGLEGAKDTLKEAVVLPIKFPSLFQGKRQAWKGILLYGPPGTGKSYLAKAVATEANSTFFSVSSSDLVSKWMGESERLVKALFSMARENKPSVLFIDEIDALCGPRGEGESEASRRIKTELLVQMDGVGNDSKGILVLGATNIPWQLDAAIRRRFQRRVHIGLPDVNGRARMFKLAVGDTETNLQQDDYRVLAEMSEGFSGSDISNVVQQALMGPVRKIIQATHFKPVMHDGVKKLTPCSPGDPDAKEMTYHDIDSEELMAPTLELKDFKQALRDSHPTVSEDDASKQIEWTNEFGSEGA